One part of the Gossypium raimondii isolate GPD5lz chromosome 1, ASM2569854v1, whole genome shotgun sequence genome encodes these proteins:
- the LOC105786130 gene encoding acetyl-CoA carboxylase 1 yields MLEAQRSAMAGVGRGNNGYMNGVLPIRSPATISEVDEFCYALGGKKPIHSILIANNGMAAVKFIRSIRTWAYETFGTEKAILLVAMATPEDMRINAEHIRIADQFVEVPGGTNNNNYANVQLIVEMAEITHVDAVWPGWGHASENPELPDALNAKGIVFLGPPSVSMAALGDKIGSSLIAQAADVPTLPWSGSHVKIPADSCLVSIPDEIYSKACVYTTEEAIASCQVVGYPAMIKASWGGGGKGIRKVHNDDEVRALFKQVQGEVPGSPIFIMKVASQSRHLEVQLLCDQYGNVAALHSRDCSVQRRHQKIIEEGPITVAPLETVKKLEQAARRLAKSVNYVGAATVEYLYSMETGEYYFLELNPRLQVEHPVTEWIAEVNLPAAQVAVGMGIPLWQIPEIRRFYGMEHGAGYDAWRKTSVVATSFDFDKAESTRPKGHCVAVRVTSEDPDDGFKPTSGKVQELSFKSKPNVWAYFSVKSGGGIHEFSDSQFGHVFAFGESRALAIANMVLGLKEIQIRGEIRTNVDYTIDLLHASDYRENKIHTGWLDSRIAMRVRAERPPWYLSVVGGALYKASASSAAMVSDYIGYLEKGQIPPKHISLVHSQVSLNIEGSKYTIDMVRGGQGSYRLKMNQSEIEAEIHTLRDGGLLMQLDGNSHVIYAEEEAAGTRLLIDGRTCLLQNDHDPSKLVAETPCKLLRFLVSDGSRIDADTPYAEVEVMKMCMPLLSPASGIIQIKISEGQALQAGELIARLDLDDPSAVRKAEPFHGSFPVLGPPTAISGKVHQRCAASINAARMILAGYEHNIDEVVQSLLNCLDSPELPFLQWQECMSVLAARLPKNLKNELESKYKGFETISCSMNVDFPAKLLKGVLELHLSTCPEKERGSLERLIEPLMSLVKSYEGGRESHARVIVRSLFEEYLSVEELFSDNIQADVIERLRLQYKKDLLKVVDIVLSHQGVKSKNKLIFRLLEQLVYPNPAAYRDQLIRFSALNHTSYSELALKASQLLEQTKLSELRSSIARSLSELEMFTEDGETMDTPKRKSAINERMEALVGAPLAVEDALVGLFDHSDHTLQRRVVETYVRRLYQPYLVKGSVRMQWHRSGLIASWEFLEEHIESKNVSEDQMSDEPLVEKHRERKWGAMVIIKSLQFLPAIISATLRETTPNLHEETSNGSLEPTTSGNMMHIALVGINNQMSLLQDSGDEDQAQERINKLAKILKDKEVGSSLRSAGVRVISCIIQRDEGRTPMRHSFHWSTEKLYYEEEPLLRHLEPPLSIYLELDKLKGYQNIQYTPSRDRQWHLYTVMDKPVPIQRMFLRTLVRQPTSDDGLTAYRGLDVDMMRSQSAMSFTSRSILRSLMGAMEELEINMHNATLKSDHAHMYLCILREQQINDLVPYPKRVDLDAGQEEAGVESILEELAQELHAFVGVRMHKLGVCEWEVKLWMASSGQANGAWRIVVTNVTGQTCTLHIYRELEDTSKHRVVYHSLSVRGPLHGVPVNAQYQALGVLDRKRLLARKNNTTYCYDFPLAFETALQQSWASQFPGIKRPKDKLLPKVMELVFADQKGNWGTPLVPIERQPGLNDVGMVAWCMEMFTPEFPSGRTILVVANDVTFKAGSFGPREDAFFLAVTDLACSKKLPLIYLAANSGARIGVAEEVKACFKVGWSNESSPERGFQYVYLTPEDYTKIGSSVIAHEMKLASGESRWVIDTIVGKEDGLGVENLTGSGAIAGAYSRAYKETFTLTYVTGRTVGIGAYLARLGMRCIQRLDQPIILTGFSALNKLLGREVYSSHMQLGGPKIMATNGVVHLTVSDDLEGVSAILNWLSCIPPHIGGPLPILNPSDPPERLVEYLPENSCDPRAAISGALDSSGNWKGGIFDRDSFVETLEGWARTVVTGRAKLGGIPVGIVAVETQTVMQVIPADPGQLDSHERVVPQAGQVWFPDSATKTAQAIMDFNREELPLFILANWRGFSGGQRDLFEGILQAGSTIVENLRTYKQPVFVYIPMMGELRGGAWVVVDSRINSDHIEMYAERTAKGNVLEPEGMIEIKFRTKELLECMGRLDQQLINMKAKLQEAKSNGAHAQMDSLQQQIRSREKQLLPVYTQIATKFAELHDTSLRMAAKGVIKEVVDWDRSRSFFYRRLRRRIAESSLVKIVKDAAGDQLLHKSAMDLIKKWFLDSSVAKGREDVWVNDEAFFSWKDDLGNYSEKLQELRVQKVLLQLMNIGNSSSDIQTLPQGLAALLSKMEPSSRKQMVDELRKVLG; encoded by the exons ATGTTAGAGGCCCAAAGGTCAGCTATGGCTGGTGTTGGGCGTGGAAACAATGGATACATGAACGGGGTGTTGCCGATCAGGAGCCCTGCTACAATAAGTGAAGTAGATGAATTCTGCTATGCACTTGGAGGGAAGAAGCCAATTCATAGTATATTAATTGCAAACAATGGAATGGCAGCTGTCAAATTTATACGTAGTATTAGGACTTGGGCTTATGAGACATTTGGCACGGAAAAGGCGATCTTGTTGGTGGCCATGGCCACTCCCGAGGACATGAGAATCAATGCAGAGCATATTAGAATTGCTGATCAATTTGTTGAAGTTCCTGGTGggacaaataataataactatgcCAATGTGCAGCTTATCGTAGAG ATGGCTGAGATAACACATGTTGATGCTGTTTGGCCTGGCTGGGGTCATGCATCAGAAAACCCTGAGCTCCCAGACGCACTGAATGCAAAGGGAATAGTTTTTCTTGGGCCACCATCCGTATCTATGGCAGCATTGGGCGATAAGATTGGTTCATCATTGATTGCTCAAGCAGCAGATGTGCCCACCCTTCCGTGGAGTGGCTCTCAT GTGAAAATTCCAGCAGACAGTTGCCTAGTTTCAATTCCAGATGAAATATATAGTAAAGCATGTGTTTATACAACAGAGGAAGCAATTGCAAGTTGTCAAGTTGTTGGTTATCCTGCAATGATCAAGGCCTCTTGGGGTGGCGGTGGTAAAGGCATAAGAAAG GTTCATAATGATGATGAAGTTAGAGCACTATTCAAACAAGTGCAAGGTGAAGTTCCAGGTTCACCTATATTTATAATGAAAGTTGCTTCTCAG AGTCGCCATTTAGAAGTCCAGTTACTCTGTGATCAGTATGGGAATGTCGCAGCTTTGCATAGTCGGGACTGTAGTGTTCAGAGGCGTCACCAGAAG ATTATTGAGGAGGGCCCAATCACTGTAGCTCCGTTGGAGACTGTGAAAAAGCTAGAGCAAGCAGCTAGAAGATTAGCTAAATCTGTTAATTATGTTGGAGCAGCTACTGTTGAATACCTGTACAGTATGGAAACTGGCGAGTACTACTTTCTAGAGCTCAACCCTCGGTTACAG GTGGAGCACCCCGTCACTGAGTGGATTGCTGAAGTTAATCTGCCAGCTGCCCAAGTTGCAGTTGGGATGGGTATCCCTCTCTGGCAAATTCCTG AAATACGTCGATTCTATGGAATGGAACATGGTGCGGGTTATGATGCATGGAGGAAAACATCTGTTGTCGCCACTAGTTTTGATTTTGACAAGGCAGAGTCAACGAGGCCTAAAGGTCATTGTGTAGCTGTGCGTGTTACAAGTGAGGATCCAGATGATGGGTTTAAACCTACGAGTGGAAAAGTGCAG GAGTTGAGTTTTAAAAGCAAGCCAAATGTGTGGGCTTACTTCTCTGTGAAG TCAGGAGGAGGCATTCATGAATTTTCAGATTCTCAGTTTG GACATGTCTTTGCCTTTGGTGAATCCAGAGCTCTAGCTATAGCAAATATGGTTCTTGGgttgaaagaaattcaaatCCGTGGAGAAATTCGTACTAATGTTGATTATACAATTGACCTTTTACAT GCTTCAGATtacagagaaaataaaatccACACAGGTTGGTTGGACAGTAGAATTGCTATGCGAGTTAGAGCAGAAAGGCCTCCTTGGTATCTCTCAGTTGTTGGAGGAGCTCTCTAT AAAGCATCAGCGAGCAGTGCAGCTATGGTTTCAGATTATATTGGTTATCTAGAAAAGGGTCAAATCCCTCCCAAG CACATATCACTTGTGCATTCTCAAGTGTCCTTGAACATTGAAGGAAGCAAATACact ATTGACATGGTTAGGGGGGGACAAGGAAGTTATAGGTTGAAGATGAATCAATCAGAGATTGAAGCAGAGATACATACATTAAGAGATGGTGGTCTATTGATGCAG TTGGACGGGAACAGTCATGTTATTTATGCTGAGGAAGAAGCTGCTGGTACTCGCCTTCTAATTGATGGAAGGACTTGCTTGCTGCAG AATGATCATGACCCTTCAAAATTAGTGGCAGAAACACCATGCAAACTGCTGAGGTTTTTGGTTTCTGATGGTAGTCGTATAGATGCTGACACACCATATGCAGAGGTTGAGGTCATGAAAATGTGTATGCCTCTTCTTTCACCTGCTTCAGGAattattcaaatcaaaatttctgaAGGTCAAGCCTTGCAG GCTGGTGAGCTCATTGCTAGGCTTGATCTGGATGATCCTTCAGCTGTTAGGAAAGCTGAACCATTCCATGGGAGCTTCCCTGTACTAGGGCCTCCCACTGCTATTTCTGGCAAAGTGCATCAGAGATGTGCTGCCAGTATAAATGCAGCCCGCATGATCCTTGCTGGTTATGAGCATAATATTGATGAA GTAGTTCAAAGCCTCCTAAATTGTCTTGACAGTCCTGAGTTGCCTTTCCTCCAATGGCAAGAATGCATGTCTGTTCTAGCAGCCAGGCTTcccaaaaatcttaaaaatgaG CTTGAATCAAAGTATAAAGGCTTTGAAACTATTTCTTGCTCCATGAATGTTGACTTTCCTGCCAAATTATTGAAAGGAGTCCTAGAA CTCCATTTATCCACCTGTCCCGAGAAAGAAAGAGGATCCCTAGAAAGGCTTATTGAGCCATTGATGAGCCTCGTGAAGTCTTATGAGGGTGGAAGAGAGAGCCATGCCCGTGTTATTGTGCGGTCCCTTTTTGAAGAGTATCTATCTGTTGAAGAGTTATTCAGTGACAACATCCAG GCTGATGTGATCGAACGTCTTCGACTTCAGTATAAGAAAGATCTTTTGAAGGTTGTGGACATCGTACTATCTCATCAG GGTGTCAAGAGTAAAAATAAACTGATTTTCAGACTCTTGGAACAACTTGTTTATCCTAACCCTGCTGCATATAGAGATCAGCTAATTCGATTCTCTGCACTAAACCATACAAGTTATTCTGAG TTGGCACTGAAGGCAAGTCAATTACTGGAGCAAACCAAATTAAGCGAACTTCGCTCCAGCATTGCTAGAAGCCTTTCTGAATTAGAAATGTTTACTGAGGATGGTGAAACTATGGACACTCCCAAGAGAAAAAGTGCCATTAATGAAAGAATGGAGGCTCTTGTAGGTGCTCCTTTAGCTGTTGAAGATGCTCTTGTAGGTCTGTTTGATCATAGTGATCACACCCTTCAGAGGCGGGTTGTAGAGACTTATGTTCGGAGGCTATACCAG CCTTATCTTGTAAAGGGAAGTGTCCGGATGCAGTGGCATAGATCTGGTCTTATTGCTTCCTGGGAATTCTTGGAAGAGCATATTGAGAGCAAGAATGTATCTGAAGATCAAATGTCTGATGAACCATTAGTTGAGAAACACAGAGAGAGGAAATGGGGAGCCATGGTTATAATTAAATCTCTCCAATTTTTGCCTGCAATTATCAGTGCAACACTGAGGGAAACAACTCCTAACCTTCATGAAGAAACTTCAAATGGATCCCTAGAACCAACTACCTCTGGAAACATGATGCATATAGCACTGGTGGGCATCAACAATCAGATGAGTCTACTTCAGGATAG TGGTGATGAGGATCAAGCTCAAGAGAGAATCAATAAGTTAGCAAAAATACTTAAAGATAAAGAGGTAGGGTCAAGTCTACGATCTGCAGGTGTTAGAGTCATTAGCTGTATCATACAGAGAGATGAAGGGCGAACACCTATGAGGCACTCGTTTCATTGGTCAACTGAAAAGCTCTATTACGAGGAAGAACCTCTTTTACGCCATCTAGAACCTCCTCTATCCATATACCTTGAATTG GATAAGCTTAAAGGTTACCAGAATATACAGTATACACCGTCACGTGACCGTCAGTGGCATTTATACACTGTTATGGACAAGCCAGTACCAATTCAGAGGATGTTCCTCAGAACACTTGTCAGGCAGCCTACTTCAGATGATGGGCTTACAGCATATCGGGGACTTGATGTTGACATGATGCGTAGTCAGTCAGCTATGTCTTTTACTTCAAGGAGCATCTTGAGGTCCTTAATGGGTGCAATGGAGGAGTTGGAGATTAACATGCACAATGCAACTCTAAAATCTGACCATGCACATATGTATCTTTGCATCTTACGAGAACAACAGATAAACGATCTTGTGCCTTATCCCAA GAGAGTTGACCTAGATGCTGGACAAGAAGAAGCTGGAGTAGAGTCAATCTTAGAAGAACTGGCTCAGGAACTTCATGCATTTGTTGGTGTAAGAATGCATAAGTTAGGTGTTTGTGAGTGGGAAGTAAAGCTCTGGATGGCATCATCTGGACAAGCAAATGGTGCTTGGAGAATTGTAGTGACGAATGTGACAGGCCAGACATGCACTTTACAT ATATACCGAGAACTAGAAGATACTAGCAAACACAGAGTCGTATACCATTCTCTTTCTGTAAGGGGTCCTCTGCATGGTGTACCAGTTAATGCTCAATATCAGGCTTTGGGTGTTCTTGACCGTAAACGTCTATTGGCAAGGAAAAACAATACCACTTATTGCTATGACTTTCCATTG GCATTCGAGACTGCCTTGCAACAGTCATGGGCATCCCAGTTCCCAGGTATTAAAAGACCCAAAGATAAACTTCTTCCTAAGGTTATGGAGCTTGTATTTGCTGACCAAAAGGGTAACTGGGGCACCCCCCTTGTTCCAATTGAGCGCCAGCCTGGACTCAATGATGTTGGCATGGTAGCCTGGTGCATGGAAATGTTCACTCCTGAGTTCCCTTCTGGAAGAACAATATTAGTAGTTGCGAATGATGTGACCTTCAAAGCTGGTTCTTTTGGCCCAAGAGAGGATGCATTCTTCCTTGCTGTAACTGATCTTGCCTGCAGTAAGAAACTGCCTTTAATTTATTTGGCTGCTAACTCTGGTGCCCGTATTGGGGTAGCTGAAGAAGTCAAAGCCTGTTTTAAAGTTGGTTGGTCTAATGAATCCAGCCCTGAGCGTGGTTTTCAGTATGTCTACTTAACTCCTGAGGATTATACTAAGATTGGATCATCAGTCATTGCACATGAGATGAAGCTGGCCAGTGGAGAGAGCAGATGGGTGATAGATACCATTGTTGGGAAAGAGGATGGTTTGGGAGTTGAGAACTTAACTGGTAGTGGGGCCATTGCTGGTGCATACTCTCGGGCATACAAGGAAACCTTTACCCTAACATATGTGACTGGTAGAACTGTGGGAATTGGTGCTTATCTTGCTCGTCTTGGCATGCGGTGCATACAGAGACTCGATCAACCCATTATTTTGACTGGTTTCTCAGCATTGAACAAACTTCTAGGTCGTGAGGTGTACAGCTCCCACATGCAACTTGGTGGACCTAAAATCATGGCAACAAATGGTGTTGTCCATCTCACCGTTTCAGATGATCTTGAAGGGGTGTCAGCCATATTGAACTGGCTAAGTTGCATTCCTCCTCATATAGGTGGTCCACTTCCCattttaaatccatcagatcCTCCAGAAAGGCTTGTGGAGTACTTACCTGAAAATTCGTGTGATCCTCGGGCCGCAATTTCTGGTGCTTTAGATAGTAGTGGCAACTGGAAGGGAGGTATTTTTGACAGGGATAGCTTTGTGGAGACGCTTGAAGGTTGGGCTAGAACAGTTGTGACAGGAAGGGCAAAACTTGGAGGAATCCCTGTAGGAATAGTTGCAGTTGAGACACAGACGGTGATGCAGGTTATCCCTGCCGATCCAGGACAACTTGATTCCCATGAGAGAGTTGTCCCTCAAGCTGGACAGGTATGGTTTCCAGATTCTGCTACAAAGACAGCTCAGGCAATAATGGATTTCAATAGGGAAGAGCTTCCACTTTTCATTCTTGCCAATTGGAGAGGCTTTTCTGGTGGGCAAAGGGATCTTTTTGAGGGCATCCTTCAAGCTGGATCAACCATTGTTGAGAATCTTAGAACATACAAACAACCTGTCTTTGTGTACATTCCCATGATGGGTGAGCTCCGTGGTGGGGCATGGGTTGTTGTGGACAGCCGGATCAATTCAGATCATATTGAAATGTATGCTGAACGCACTGCTAAGGGTAATGTACTTGAGCCAGAAGGAATGATTGAAATCAAGTTTAGGACAAAGGAGCTACTGGAGTGCATGGGCAGGCTTGACCAACAGCTTATAAACATGAAGGCAAAACTTCAGGAAGCAAAGAGCAATGGAGCCCATGCACAGATGGATTCTCTGCAGCAGCAAATAAGATCACGTGAGAAACAGCTTTTACCAGTATACACCCAGATAGCCACTAAATTCGCCGAGCTTCATGATACTTCTCTGAGGATGGCAGCGAAAGGGGTAATAAAAGAAGTGGTTGACTGGGATCGCTCACGATCTTTCTTCTATAGAAGATTGCGCCGGAGAATTGCTGAGAGTTCTCTGgtcaaaattgtaaaagatgctGCTGGTGATCAACTGTTGCATAAATCTGCAATGGACTTGATCAAGAAATGGTTTTTGGATTCCAGTGTTGCAAAGGGAAGAGAAGATGTTTGGGTTAATGATGAAGCTTTCTTTTCATGGAAGGATGATCTGGGAAATTATAGTGAGAAGCTACAAGAGCTGCGGGTCCAAAAGGTATTACTTCAGCTTATGAATATTGGCAATTCATCTTCAGATATACAAACTCTACCTCAAGGCCTTGCTGCCCTTCTAAGCAAG ATGGAGCCATCAAGCAGAAAACAAATGGTTGATGAACTTCGTAAGGTGCTCGGTTGA